The sequence TTTTGATCATATCTTATCAAGTATCCATTGTTTTAGCAGAATTACACTGGTCAGGCACTGCAATTACAAAAAAATGAAAATTGTTAGGAAGTTTCAAAATATTCCAGAAAAACATAAAAGTAATATGAAATACTGGCACAGGGAGGTGTCCTAGAAGGATAAGGGGGTTGCTAGTGGGAGCATGTGGGTTGGTGGCATGAGGTGCCCATGTTGTGCAGCTCACATAGGAGTCTGCCTTGGCTGCCATTTTTTACAACACGATTTCCCAACTCTCATGACATATCTTGTTTTTTGACCGCAACATTCGAGACAAAGCTCGAACGAAAGATCCACATGGAAAGGCTGGAATCTTCCTCCTCCACCAGTTCTGTGTGGGTGGGGTGGGGCGGGGGCATTTGGTGTAACTATTATTGTCATCACTAAGACACTGAAGGGGGTGTCAGTGCCATCTACACAATTGTCTCCCTCGACTCCATTGACCAGTGTCATGCAATCTTTGTACCCATACCCATTCAGAATGTTGCTTCTTTTATACTAATTGATTACTATATATTTGTCTATTCAAACCATGAACAAAATCATTATGCCCTAGCTGATAATTTTGTGTGTGGATTATGCATAGTTCATGTAGTCCTCGGGAACATGGGAGGACCCTAATTGACCCGCTTCATCAATTTGCAATGAATTACGGGTTGCTTTAACCCCTTGTGTTGTAATTCCCAATGATATTGTTACGTCACTTGTATGTCACTACAACATTTTTGGGCTTTGATGAGAGCACTATATCATGAAGAGTTGAGGAGGGATGGTCGGAGTGGTAAGAGTTTGTTTTCCAAATCTTCCATTCATGTCATAAGGGGAAGATTAGGACCCTAGAACATAAAACTGTGATTAGATTTTACTTATTATCTCCCATCTAAGTTGGGTATGCTAATTTGGAGGTATAATCGTAGAAGTAAATATAATTGTAGACATGTGTATCGTGGTATGATAAGCTTTGCCTCCACCCACGCAAAAGCAAACGAATCATGTATGAAAATCAAACAAGTATGAAATCCATTAATTAGACATGTATTCCTACACCCTCGAGaacacttgtactccctctgtaaagaaatataagagcgtttagttcactcactaaagtagtgatctaaacactcatatatttctttacggagggagtatttcgtaAGTGCACTTTCTAGCTTGTTattgagttgatcttgagtgctagCATATCTTTGATCGTTATTTATTTATTTGCAACTGTGCCTCAAGCAAAATAGTACTCATACGGTCTGAGCAATTGCAATTCATTCCAAGCTATTTCTACACACCAatccccccctcctcctcaatgtgTTCAATGCTTATTGAAAAGACAAATGTACCTCCTATACTTGTGAGTATCACTCATCTTCGCGGAGACGACACCTCCAGGTCGTCATCGCATTAATTTGTTGAGTAGTTGTATGCTATCCAATCTGACTCTTGAGTTAAGCTCTTCCTATGCTCACCAATGTGTGGGCGTCCTTTGATTCTGGATGAGGATAGGAGGTCCCCCTTGGCCATAGAGTTCGGCGACGGTACGACAATTGCACTAACATTGTCGTAGGCGACGAAGGCTTGTTCCCCTCTCCATGAACCAACCACTTTATCTTAAAACGACATTGTTTCTCCTCCTTTGTACCAGTGAGGTCATCGGCGAAGCTGCACCTTTCTTCTTTTTGCTGGTTCATGTTAGTGGATTGTAAGTTATATCTTTCAAGGATTGAGGTTTAAAGAATTTACAGTTAGCGCTAGCAGTAATGCCCTATGTCCAAAGAGAGGTATATTGCGCTCGAGTAATGCTAGACACACGGGCTGCTGAATACGGATTAAACGGTTCTGATTAGCTAGCATAGTTTGATTGGAGATTAAGGGGGAAGCAGGACCCACCAACGTGAAATTCGGAGGGGAGCAATAATGCTACTCGTACGGGGCACATCCTACTGGTTTTTATGGGTTATAAGGACTGTGCGCTCTTCTATGTTAAGCAACCTGTAAATCCCCCGTAAAACTCCGTATGTGAGGGGGAGTTAATTAGTGTGAAGATCCCCGTAATACACCCATGATTGTCTGTTTGTCTAAGATTTCGATTGCGGTCACGGTCACCGAACTTGAAAATCATGATTCTAAAAAAAAACTTGAAAACGGTGCAGCTTGGTCACTGAACTTGGTAAATAAAACAACAAATATGCCAAGTGGTATGATGCTACGTGACGTAGGAGTGCAAACCTTAGGAAGCTTCCCCTCTGCGTTTCGTCCATTATTTTTTGTGACCTTCTCATCGCCGGCCGTCTTCTTTCTGGGCCGCCGTTCCGTTGACCTCGGTACCAAGTGGATCTGAGCGACGACTCACCCCGCCGGTAGGTGATCACCACTGGCCACCTAGTATATGCCTATATCTACTTCCGTACCACGACCATGCACAGGCAGAGCTGCGAATGCAATACAACTCAACACACGGGCGATCTTGAGCGCCGGCGAGTGAGCTCCCGTCGATGTCGATCACCGGTCGTAGCTTGGCCGCCGTCTGCAAGCGCCTCCTCCAGTTCACTGTCATCTCTGTTGCCATAGCTGTTGCCGTGCAGCCTCTGACGTCGTCGCTGCCGCCTCCGGTCGACCCTCACGCTAAGCTCGCCCGTGGCGGCGGGTGGGATGTGGCGCTCCTCGACCCGCTCGACGCCGGCCTCCGCTCGGAGATACTCAGGTATGGCGACCTCGCGCAGGCCACCTACGACGCCTTCGACGGGCGCCACTGGTCCAAGAACTGCGGGACCTGCCTCCATGGCCTCCGTCGCATGCTCCCGGCGCTCGGGCTCGCCGGCCACGGGTACGTCGCCACTGCGTTCATCTACACGACCTGCGACGTCGATATCCCGCGGTGGCTCATGGCGCGGCTCCACGCGGACGCCTGGGACGACCACGCCAACTGGGCCGGGTACGTCGCGGTCGCCGGCGCGGAGGAGGCCAGCCGCGTAGGCCACCGGGACATCGTCGTCGTGTGGCGCGGCACCATGTCGGCGGAGGAGTGGTTCATGAACCTGAGGACGGGCCTCGTGCCGTTCGACGCCGCCGACGGCGACGGCGCCATGGTGGCAGAGGGGTTCCACACCTTGTACACGTCAAGCAACGCCGGGAACAAGTACGGCGCGCGCAGCGCCCGTGATCAGGTCGccgacgagctcaagcggctggTGGGCCACTTCGGGAAGCGCGGCGAGAAGGTCCACGTCACCTTCACGGGGCACAGCCTCGGCGGCGCGCTGGCCCTGCTCTCCGCCAGGGACGCCGCAGCCGCGCACCCGGACGTCCCCGTCCGCGCCGTCACCTTCTCTGCGCCGCGCGTCGGCAACAGGGCCTTCTCCGGCGGCCTCACGTCGCGCAACGTCAGCGTCCTGCGCGTCGTCGTCAACACCGACCTCGTGCCGACCGTCCCCCGGACGGCGCTCGAGGCCTCCGTCTCCGGGGTGCTGGCCGGCCTGTGGGCGCTGGCCGGCCTCCGGCAGGCGTTCGAGTACGTGCACGTCGGCCACGAGCTCGCCCTGAACATCTCCAAGTCGCCGCACCTCAAGGACTCTCACGACCCGGTGGGGTCTCACAACCTGGAGCTGTGCCTGCACCTGCTGGACGGCCACGAGAGCGCCGCCGGCGAGTTCCGGCGGGAGGACGGTGCGCCGCGGCGTGACGTCGCGCTGGTGAACAAGCGTTCGGCGATgctgcgcgacacggagggcattcCGGAGAAGTGGAGCCAGACGGCGAACAAGGGGCTCCAGCGCGACGGGTCCGGCCGGTGGGTGCTGCCGGAGCGGGAGCGCGACGACATGCCGGCGAACGACGTGCTGCCGCTGTCGGAGCTGGACTAACGCGTCGGATGATTTGGCCATGTAGCATTACTCATGCACTAGTAGTATGCCCAGAACTCTTTTCGTTTCATGTCTTTGCATGTGCGCCAAGTGTCAGCTTGCTTAGTTTGTTGATACATTGTACATTTGCAAGTTTCTTAATTGCAGTTCAACCAAAAATCTAGTAAATTGTTACAATTATCATTAGCCCTCACATTAATCCTAAGAGATAACAATGTAAGCCACCAGATCCAGCTTAAGTGAAAATTATGGGTATTCACAAGTCGCATGACTATTTTTTCTGGTGTAAGTCACTTTTTTCTTCGTTGTGTATTTCTAGTTTTTTACCTAGTTAAATACACTGGAGTTGCTAAACTTATCTGTGTAGTTATTTTGGTGTCGGAAGTTACAAAAGACTGGTGCTTAAACTTGTTCGACCGTGTACATACAGTGTCTCCTTCCTTATGCGGACGTACACCCTGCCGCATGGCATGGCTCACATGTCTGTGGCTAAGAGCGGGGGAGGCGCAGGGAGCCCCACACCCGAGGATTTTTTCACAGAAACCAGCCTCATATTTTATTTAATACGTACGAAACCCTCAAATACAAAGTAAATAATACATGAAAAAAAACTCGGAGGAAGGGTTTCGAAACTGCCACCTGGTTAACTACCTGCACAATTTGGCCACCTGATAGAACTATGCTTTGCACAAAATTCTTTTAGCTTGAAAGCTAAGTAGTTCCATCGTATCGCtctgcaatttttctaatgcattGCCTACCtgttttatttttacttttctcCAAATTCCTATTTAGTCTCATGACGCATAACTTATCCCATATGAAAATACAATAATTATCAATATGCAATTATTGTGTATTTGAAATATTTTTCTGTTTTCATTATTGTGTACTTTGAAGAGGTAAATCAAAAAATTTAAGTGGATTTAAATACTTCAACCTCTATAAATTATTGCATAAATTGATGTATCTTCGTCTGGACCACAAGCAAATACAATCATTGTGTATCTTCCTTGTTTTTCTAAAATGCCCAGTTACTAAAATAATGGTAACATTATATTTTTTAAACTattcaacatgcattaaaatttatTGCGTAACAATATTAAATTCTAGAAATGTGTAAAACACATTCAGCCATGTTTGTAGAAATGTAAAGATAATTTTACACAACAAATTTATTAAtactgaacattttctaaaaatatctTGAACATTTGTTTAAATACAATTGTCAATTATTTGAATGCATGATGAACAGTTTTCAAAAACACGTTATAATTTTTAATACATGTGAAACATTTTCCAaaaacatgttcaacatttttcaaatgcaccaACACTTTCTTTAAGTTTATGGTTGTTGTAATTCTTTCTTACATTTCTTTTTTCAAGTGGTAAAATAACATTAGAACTAAAAATAAACATGGacttgaaaaaaggaaaaaaaaaaactaatgcagGTACATTGGAGCGCCATCTATAAAAATTTTTGCTTGAAGAGGTACATAACAACCAAAGCTGATTATTGAAGCACATCATCACGAATGCTATTTAGTTGAGCATCTTAAGAAGATATATGCTCACTGTTTGGAGCCAGTTGAAGGAGAGGAAAGATGTCATATCTCTAGCCTAGACCACAAGCACTTGGTTATGTGAGTATGTCAGGCAGGcctaagaagaatgacaagaagagggaggagggaggagcacCAAAAGGCAAGAAAAAGTCAAAGCATGGCATTAAGATTACTTGGAGCATGTGTGGCCACAAGGGGCACAACAAGACATGCTGCAACAAGAATCCTGAAAAGGGGAAGAAGAAAAATGCATTCctgaagaaaacaaggaagaaaATTAAGGCAACCGAGGTAAATACTTGTTCACTTTTCATTTACTTGTGCTTTATTTAAATTGCTTGTGTATTGTTTGAGATTCTTATGCACTATTATTTCTTACACCAGGATGAAAACATTGATGCTCAGATCAGAGTAAGTCAGGAGACTAAGAACAAAGGAAAAGATCAAGCAGAAGCAGGAACAAGTGGATCGAAGCGGAAGGCTACCAAAAATTTTTTGTCTAAGCTAAGGAAAACAAATCAAAGAATTGATCCTGCTTGACTGGTGCTTCTATGGTATTATTAGTATGTTAAAAGAGATTTCAGTACTATTGAACTTTTGGTTATGTCCTTTTGATTTAAATTCTTATGTCGGCATGGTCATGTACCAGTGTTTATCATTTTGGTCTGTCTAGACTCCAAACGAACAGTTTATGTCACCGCGACTTGGTGCTATTTGCGTGATACTTATGTGGAAAATGGGTGTGAAATGGCACCGTCAAATCTCTGCTGCTTATTTGCCTTGTATGTTAGAATTTGCTGTTATCCGCAAAAAAAGAATAATAGAATGTGCTGTCTGGTGCAACTACCATGTACCTGCTGTTTATGTTTTGTTGGTTGCTATCAAATGCACTGATCTTATAAGTAGTTGCCAAATGCATCAAAAGTTCACTGATCTTATAAATTGCCATGCTGTCAGTGTTATGTCTGCTCTTTGATCTTGCAAAAGGGTGTCAAATGCAACACAAACTTGCTAATTCAGTGTTACAAAATCTCACATTACATTCACTGTTATATGGCACCAGGCCATTACATTCACTGATATTGCTAATtacctacttcctccgttcctaaatatttgtcttttagagatttcaaatggagtatcacgtacggatgtatatagacatattttaaagtgtaaattcactcattttacttcgtatctagtcacttattgaaatctctagaaaaatatatatttaggaacggagggagtagcacatttGCTGCAACTACACCTAACGGGAACATCATCAAGCCATGGAACACACTCTTATATCGGTCACACACACAATAGAGAGCTCGGTGTGGGAGGGGAACTTTTGGTCTATGGGGACATATGCACCCTATATGGGAAAAatagtaattcaacaaaaagtcaaaaattcttgaaaatatttttgaaataaacttgatctTCTATTGTACTCGTGAGAAAAAGAATCCACAAAAAAAATAtccctttgacttcttttcaaaaaagacaaaattttggctaaaatagtgtgaatagtgataTATAgtagcaaataaattttgtcttttttgctgtgagGTCAACTTTGTTTTTTTTCGTCGAGATTTATATACAagtgcaaaagtaagtcaagtgttttgtcaaaatagttcttacctattttgactttttattaaaatattaaaaaaatctcCATATAAGGTGCATATACAATCAGGAACCAAAGTGTATTTCCCGCTCAGTGTGCCAGTTTCTGGGATTTCGAGTTCAAAGTTCGACTCAGACTAGAAGTACGAGGTCAAAGTTTTCTTTTTTCCAGACTTTTCCATGCAAATATGATCCCTAAATAAACTACTCGTAATTAAATGCAATATCGGTCAGACACAATACGAGGCGTAGCAGAAGTGCAGAACTCCATGCGAGGACAACACAACACCACAATCGACGCCCGGCACGGCCGCCACGCCTCTCCCTTCTCGCGCCCCTCAAGCTCCCTCTGCTCTCATCCCGCAGCAATAGCAGCAGACGTGGCGGCCGATCGAGCGGGTGTGTCAGCACTAGCACCACGACCACCGGCGGGGGTTGCAGGAGAGTCTGATTCTCCTCGCGTCGACGCCGACTAGCCCTCCAGATCCAGCGCGGGGCCGATTCCGGAGACCGGAATGCGGTCGGGTAACCATCTTCCTCCTCCTggcggcaaaatttcgtgttttgacctttTTCACATCTAA comes from Triticum aestivum cultivar Chinese Spring chromosome 5B, IWGSC CS RefSeq v2.1, whole genome shotgun sequence and encodes:
- the LOC123115582 gene encoding phospholipase A1-Igamma1, chloroplastic-like, translated to MSITGRSLAAVCKRLLQFTVISVAIAVAVQPLTSSLPPPVDPHAKLARGGGWDVALLDPLDAGLRSEILRYGDLAQATYDAFDGRHWSKNCGTCLHGLRRMLPALGLAGHGYVATAFIYTTCDVDIPRWLMARLHADAWDDHANWAGYVAVAGAEEASRVGHRDIVVVWRGTMSAEEWFMNLRTGLVPFDAADGDGAMVAEGFHTLYTSSNAGNKYGARSARDQVADELKRLVGHFGKRGEKVHVTFTGHSLGGALALLSARDAAAAHPDVPVRAVTFSAPRVGNRAFSGGLTSRNVSVLRVVVNTDLVPTVPRTALEASVSGVLAGLWALAGLRQAFEYVHVGHELALNISKSPHLKDSHDPVGSHNLELCLHLLDGHESAAGEFRREDGAPRRDVALVNKRSAMLRDTEGIPEKWSQTANKGLQRDGSGRWVLPERERDDMPANDVLPLSELD